Proteins found in one Erythrobacter sp. KY5 genomic segment:
- a CDS encoding YbaB/EbfC family nucleoid-associated protein — MKSMEEMMQAAQQAAETIQNQMNDMQVKLDSIEVEGTAGGGLVKVRATAKGRILGVNIDDSLMVAEEKNIVEDLVTAAFNDARDKADRVSAEKMKEMQGGMGLPPGFNLPGMG, encoded by the coding sequence ATGAAAAGCATGGAAGAAATGATGCAGGCCGCCCAGCAGGCCGCCGAGACGATCCAGAACCAGATGAACGACATGCAGGTCAAACTCGACAGTATCGAGGTTGAGGGCACCGCTGGTGGAGGTCTGGTCAAGGTCCGCGCAACCGCCAAGGGCCGTATTCTTGGCGTCAACATCGACGACAGCCTGATGGTTGCCGAAGAGAAGAACATCGTCGAAGACCTCGTCACCGCCGCGTTCAACGATGCGCGCGACAAGGCCGACCGTGTCTCTGCCGAGAAGATGAAGGAAATGCAGGGCGGCATGGGCCTGCCACCGGGCTTCAATCTGCCGGGCATGGGATAA
- the lon gene encoding endopeptidase La: MTQHFPLLPLRDIVVFPGMVVPLFVGRDKSVAALEAAMEASKDIFLLAQLDPSCDDPEGDDLYDVGVIAQVLQLLKLPDGTVRVLVEGTQRATAKSLRDEDDYVLAEVDIHEPETVAGSEVTALMRQVVEQFGEYAKLNKKMGEETNVDLTDVDDAGQLADTIAAAVNAKVSDKQSLLTEANPLKRLEHVMAFMEGELSVLQVERKIRGRVKRQMEKTQREYYLNEQLKAIQSELGGSDDGEGDEIAELTEKIETTKLSKEAKAKAKAELKKLRGMQPMSAEATVVRNYLDILLGLPWGKKSRVKKDIGKAQEILDADHYGLEKVKDRIIEYLAVQARTNKLKGPILCLVGPPGVGKTSLGKSIAKATGREFVRQSLGGVRDEAEIRGHRRTYIGSMPGKIVANLKKAGTSNPLFLLDEIDKLGQDFRGDPASALLEVLDPEQNNKFQDHYLELDLDLSNIMFVTTANSLDLPQPLLDRMEIIRLEGYTEDEKVEIAKRHLIKKQVEAHGLKEGEFELTDEGLRDLIRYYTREAGVRTLEREIARLARKTLRKILEKETKGVVITPENLGDFAGVRKFKHGMSEDEAQVGAVTGLAWTSVGGELLTIESVTTPGKGEIKTTGKLGDVMNESVAAAFSFVKARAPSYGIKPSLFQRKNIHIHLPEGAVPKDGPSAGVGMVTSIVSTLTGAAVRPDIAMTGEVTLRGRVLAIGGLKEKLLAALRGGITTVLIPEENVKDLAEIPDNVKEGLEIIPVSHVDQVLDHAIIDLPSPIEWTEADDLASQPGGQTNIGSDVPTAH, translated from the coding sequence ATGACACAGCATTTCCCTCTTCTACCCCTTCGCGACATTGTCGTCTTCCCCGGCATGGTCGTGCCGCTTTTCGTAGGGCGCGACAAATCGGTTGCCGCACTCGAAGCTGCGATGGAGGCGTCGAAGGACATCTTCCTCCTCGCCCAGCTCGATCCGTCCTGCGACGATCCCGAAGGCGATGACCTTTACGACGTCGGCGTTATTGCGCAGGTTCTACAGCTGCTGAAATTGCCTGATGGCACCGTGCGCGTGCTGGTCGAAGGTACTCAGCGAGCAACCGCCAAGTCGCTGCGCGACGAGGATGATTACGTTCTCGCCGAAGTCGATATTCACGAGCCCGAAACCGTTGCCGGCAGCGAAGTCACCGCGCTGATGCGGCAAGTGGTCGAGCAGTTCGGCGAATATGCCAAGCTCAACAAGAAGATGGGCGAGGAAACCAACGTCGACCTCACCGATGTCGATGATGCGGGGCAACTCGCCGACACGATCGCCGCTGCGGTCAACGCCAAGGTTTCGGACAAGCAATCGCTGCTGACAGAAGCCAATCCCCTTAAGCGCCTCGAACACGTCATGGCCTTCATGGAAGGCGAGCTTTCGGTGCTTCAGGTGGAGCGCAAGATCCGTGGGCGCGTGAAGCGCCAGATGGAAAAGACGCAGCGCGAATATTACCTCAACGAACAATTGAAGGCGATCCAGAGCGAACTTGGCGGATCGGATGACGGCGAGGGTGACGAGATCGCCGAGCTGACCGAAAAGATCGAGACCACCAAGCTTTCCAAGGAGGCCAAGGCCAAGGCCAAGGCGGAACTCAAGAAGCTGCGCGGCATGCAACCGATGAGCGCTGAGGCGACCGTCGTGCGCAACTATCTCGACATTCTGCTCGGCCTGCCCTGGGGCAAAAAGAGCCGGGTGAAAAAGGACATCGGCAAGGCACAGGAAATCCTCGACGCGGATCATTATGGCCTGGAAAAGGTCAAGGACCGGATAATCGAATATCTCGCTGTGCAGGCGCGCACCAACAAGCTCAAGGGTCCGATCCTGTGTCTCGTCGGGCCTCCGGGTGTCGGCAAGACCAGCCTTGGCAAGAGCATCGCCAAGGCGACGGGCCGCGAATTTGTTCGTCAGTCGCTGGGCGGCGTGCGTGACGAGGCAGAGATCCGTGGCCACCGCAGGACCTATATCGGCTCCATGCCGGGCAAGATCGTCGCCAACCTCAAGAAGGCAGGCACGTCGAACCCGCTGTTCCTCCTCGACGAGATTGACAAGCTCGGACAGGACTTCCGCGGCGATCCCGCATCGGCACTTCTCGAAGTGCTCGACCCGGAACAGAACAACAAGTTTCAGGACCATTACCTAGAACTCGACCTCGACCTGTCGAACATCATGTTCGTGACCACCGCGAACAGTCTCGACCTGCCTCAGCCCCTGCTCGACCGGATGGAGATCATTCGTCTCGAAGGCTATACCGAGGACGAAAAGGTCGAGATTGCGAAACGTCACCTGATCAAGAAGCAGGTGGAGGCGCATGGCCTCAAGGAAGGCGAATTCGAGCTGACCGACGAAGGCCTTCGCGACCTTATCCGCTATTACACCCGTGAGGCGGGCGTGCGTACGCTGGAGCGCGAGATTGCGCGGCTGGCGAGAAAGACGCTGCGCAAGATCCTCGAAAAGGAAACCAAGGGCGTTGTCATTACGCCTGAAAATCTCGGCGATTTTGCAGGTGTCCGCAAGTTCAAGCACGGCATGAGCGAAGACGAAGCGCAGGTCGGCGCGGTCACGGGCCTCGCCTGGACCAGCGTTGGCGGTGAGCTTCTCACCATCGAAAGCGTCACGACGCCGGGCAAGGGTGAGATCAAGACCACCGGCAAGCTTGGCGACGTGATGAATGAAAGCGTCGCGGCGGCGTTCTCCTTCGTGAAGGCACGCGCTCCAAGCTATGGCATCAAGCCGAGCTTGTTCCAGCGCAAGAACATCCACATCCACTTGCCCGAAGGCGCGGTGCCGAAGGACGGACCGAGCGCGGGCGTCGGGATGGTCACTTCCATCGTCTCGACCCTTACCGGTGCAGCGGTGCGCCCCGATATCGCAATGACCGGCGAAGTGACTCTGCGTGGCCGCGTGCTGGCGATCGGCGGTCTCAAGGAAAAGCTCCTCGCAGCGCTTCGCGGAGGCATCACCACGGTCCTCATCCCGGAAGAGAATGTGAAGGATCTCGCCGAGATTCCCGACAACGTGAAAGAGGGTCTGGAAATCATTCCGGTAAGCCATGTCGATCAGGTGCTGGATCACGCGATCATCGATCTGCCATCGCCGATCGAGTGGACCGAAGCAGACGATCTTGCGTCTCAACCGGGTGGTCAGACGAACATCGGTTCGGACGTGCCAACCGCTCATTGA
- a CDS encoding ETC complex I subunit, protein MTAIIYQQPKSAMQSGKAKTDTWVLEFEQSEARKPDPLMGWTGSGDTQAQVKLTFPSKDAAKAYAEKYGITARVHKTPPKSLKIQAYADNFR, encoded by the coding sequence ATGACCGCTATCATTTATCAGCAGCCCAAGAGCGCAATGCAATCGGGCAAGGCCAAGACTGACACATGGGTGCTCGAATTCGAGCAGAGCGAAGCGCGCAAGCCCGATCCGCTGATGGGCTGGACCGGTAGCGGCGATACTCAGGCGCAGGTGAAGCTCACTTTCCCGAGCAAGGACGCGGCCAAGGCTTACGCCGAAAAATACGGCATCACCGCGCGCGTTCACAAGACGCCGCCCAAGAGCCTCAAAATTCAGGCCTACGCGGATAATTTCAGGTAG
- a CDS encoding HU family DNA-binding protein translates to MNKNDLISAVAENSGLTKSDAANAVEGVFDAIQKALADGDEVRLVGFGTFAVAKRKASMGRNPRTGEPMPIKASNQPKFKAGKGLKDAVN, encoded by the coding sequence ATGAACAAGAATGATCTGATCAGCGCAGTTGCCGAAAACAGCGGCCTTACGAAGAGCGATGCTGCAAACGCCGTAGAGGGTGTTTTTGACGCTATTCAGAAGGCTTTGGCTGATGGCGACGAAGTGCGACTGGTCGGGTTTGGCACCTTCGCCGTGGCGAAGCGCAAGGCCTCGATGGGCCGCAACCCGCGTACGGGTGAGCCGATGCCGATCAAGGCTTCGAACCAGCCCAAGTTCAAGGCAGGCAAGGGTCTCAAGGACGCGGTCAACTAA
- a CDS encoding DNA polymerase III subunit gamma/tau — MTDSDPDLPDTQKEEAPSAAELEAAGQDSMFGGEGMATPEPSAPAPTPVEDHSKSTPTGEVAQAYRVLARKYRPQTFSELVGQEPMVRTLANAIERDRLAHAFLMTGVRGVGKTSTARLIAKALNCVGPDGSGGPTIDPCGVCEFCTAIAEGRHIDVIEMDAASHTGVDDVREIIEQVRYAAVSARYKIYIIDEVHMLSRNAFNALLKTLEEPPAHVKFLFATTEVEKLPVTVLSRTQRFDLRRIPASLLAEHFGKVCKAEGVEAEDEALRIIAAAAEGSARDGLSILDQAIAHADMDSADGLGAKVTAERVRSMLGLADKSAQRRLLGSLLEGDAKGLLAGVDEQYALGVEPLALMRALMDLVHRVTLAQVSGGEPDAPSEEERNALAEFASKLGAPELHRLWQLLLKGHEEVRTSPDPLVALQMALLRVLHAAQMPDPGKLAARIEEMAKNGVSAAPAGASGEGAPASAPTSSGYTGMEWGALVDKIDNSGQLRVAQMMRDRIRVIELASEKLIFEQADNYPDDPAPDIRDALFKLTGKRWLVERGSGEAQPSLREAADAEAKATQDRIRANPLVKATLEAFPDAELVDPEETLARASGSGRKWN; from the coding sequence GTGACTGATTCCGATCCAGACCTGCCCGACACCCAAAAGGAAGAAGCGCCGAGCGCTGCCGAGCTTGAGGCTGCGGGGCAGGATTCCATGTTCGGTGGCGAGGGAATGGCCACGCCAGAGCCTTCTGCTCCCGCTCCGACTCCGGTTGAGGACCACTCCAAGTCCACTCCAACAGGCGAGGTCGCACAGGCTTACCGTGTGCTGGCGCGCAAGTACCGGCCCCAGACCTTCTCCGAACTCGTCGGTCAGGAACCGATGGTGCGCACGCTCGCCAATGCGATTGAGCGCGACCGGCTGGCGCATGCCTTCCTGATGACCGGGGTGAGGGGCGTCGGCAAGACCTCTACCGCGCGCCTGATCGCCAAGGCGCTCAATTGCGTTGGGCCCGACGGGAGTGGCGGACCCACAATCGATCCGTGCGGCGTGTGCGAGTTCTGCACCGCGATTGCCGAGGGACGCCATATCGACGTGATCGAGATGGACGCGGCTTCGCATACCGGGGTCGACGACGTTCGCGAGATCATCGAACAGGTGCGCTACGCCGCTGTTTCGGCCCGCTACAAGATCTACATCATCGACGAGGTTCACATGCTCTCGCGCAACGCTTTCAATGCGTTGCTCAAGACGCTTGAGGAACCACCTGCGCATGTGAAGTTCCTCTTCGCGACCACCGAGGTCGAGAAGCTTCCCGTCACCGTGCTCAGCCGCACGCAGCGCTTTGACCTGCGCCGAATTCCGGCAAGCCTGCTCGCCGAACATTTCGGCAAGGTCTGCAAGGCCGAGGGTGTCGAAGCGGAAGACGAGGCCCTGCGCATCATCGCTGCCGCTGCCGAAGGTTCTGCGCGTGACGGCCTATCAATTCTCGACCAGGCGATTGCGCATGCCGACATGGACAGCGCCGACGGTTTGGGAGCAAAGGTAACGGCAGAGCGCGTTCGCTCGATGCTGGGCCTTGCCGACAAGAGCGCGCAGCGGCGGCTGCTTGGCAGTTTGCTTGAAGGCGATGCGAAGGGTTTGCTTGCCGGCGTTGATGAACAATATGCTCTGGGCGTCGAACCGCTTGCCCTGATGCGAGCGCTCATGGACCTCGTCCACCGGGTGACACTCGCGCAGGTCTCGGGCGGCGAACCCGATGCACCGAGCGAAGAAGAGCGAAATGCGCTGGCAGAGTTTGCGAGCAAGCTGGGCGCGCCGGAGCTTCACCGCCTGTGGCAATTACTGCTGAAAGGCCATGAGGAAGTTCGCACCAGCCCCGATCCCTTGGTGGCGCTGCAAATGGCGCTGTTGCGGGTGCTCCACGCTGCGCAAATGCCTGATCCCGGTAAGCTCGCAGCCCGAATCGAGGAGATGGCGAAGAACGGCGTTTCCGCCGCACCTGCCGGCGCAAGTGGCGAGGGCGCACCTGCCTCAGCGCCAACCTCTTCCGGCTACACCGGGATGGAATGGGGCGCGCTGGTCGACAAGATCGACAATTCAGGCCAGCTTCGCGTTGCACAGATGATGCGCGATCGCATCCGTGTGATCGAACTCGCCTCTGAAAAGCTCATTTTCGAGCAGGCCGACAATTATCCAGACGATCCTGCACCCGATATCCGCGATGCACTGTTCAAGCTGACCGGCAAGCGCTGGCTGGTCGAGCGCGGTTCGGGCGAAGCGCAGCCAAGCTTGCGCGAAGCCGCCGATGCCGAGGCCAAGGCGACGCAGGATCGCATTCGTGCGAACCCCCTGGTAAAAGCAACGCTTGAGGCGTTCCCCGACGCTGAACTGGTCGACCCTGAAGAAACGCTCGCCCGTGCATCAGGCTCGGGCCGCAAATGGAACTGA
- the hrpB gene encoding ATP-dependent helicase HrpB translates to MSSNLPIVAVLPELVAALSDAGAAVLIAPPGAGKTTAVAPALLEEDWCDGQIILTSPRRVAARAAAERMAELLGEKPGETVGYMTRLDSKVSAKTRVLVVTEAILVNWLVDDPELPGVSAVLFDEAHERHLDSDLGLALALETRDILREDLCVLVMSATIDGARFAKLLGDDARVVESEGRSFPLEIRWLGANPSQRIEDQVTSAVLTAWREEEGDILAFLPGVGEIERTRERLAAKLPDTPILALHGQVEPAAQRAAIRRDADGRRRIVLASAIAETSLTLDGVSVVVDSGLARLAEYDRAAGTTHLVTRRASQAAAAQRAGRAARQGPGVAYRLWEEGGHLGRPEFAPPEIETADLTGLILDLAKWGSSEPQSLRWLDAPPAASVASARASLQTLGALDNEGRITPWGRAIAAMPMSPDHAAAVLHGAANGCGENVARLVMLLQERGLGGRSEDLSERLARWRNEGSGRSKSAARIAQGWAKKAGSLVSDADDRQLEPAECLALARPDFVARRRDANGESWLSAGGRGFQLDPASPLARAEWMVICDAQGQAKGARITSGIELGEGQVEALFADELKERSIARWNAQKERAEARRERRLGAIVLASGPDPKPDADLFTQILEKRAHERIDDLFPPGFLARAAFAGIEELSAGQLREQSALWLIPLLEGRRDLGIAPAVIADAALGLVGWDTKQRLDAQAPSHFTSPAQTRHTIDYAGDDAPSVEVRVQALFGLDQHPMIGTTPLLLKLTSPAGRPIQSTRDLPGFWRGSWADVAKDMKGRYPKHRWPEQPWLEKPSLKTKNAFNRG, encoded by the coding sequence GTGAGCTCGAACCTTCCCATCGTTGCAGTCCTGCCCGAACTCGTCGCCGCCCTGAGCGACGCGGGAGCGGCTGTCCTGATCGCGCCGCCCGGAGCCGGCAAGACCACCGCCGTGGCTCCCGCTTTGCTGGAAGAGGATTGGTGTGACGGCCAGATCATCCTCACCAGCCCGCGCAGGGTCGCAGCCCGCGCCGCGGCAGAGCGCATGGCCGAATTGCTGGGCGAAAAGCCCGGCGAGACGGTCGGCTACATGACCAGGCTCGACAGCAAGGTATCGGCCAAGACCCGCGTCCTGGTCGTGACCGAAGCGATATTGGTCAACTGGCTGGTTGATGACCCCGAATTGCCGGGCGTGTCTGCGGTCCTGTTCGACGAAGCGCATGAGAGGCATCTTGATAGCGATCTTGGCCTCGCTCTTGCGCTGGAGACGCGAGACATTTTGCGCGAGGACCTGTGCGTTCTGGTCATGTCGGCCACGATCGACGGCGCACGGTTCGCCAAATTGCTTGGCGATGATGCCCGTGTGGTGGAAAGCGAAGGGCGCAGCTTTCCGCTTGAAATCAGGTGGCTTGGCGCAAATCCGTCTCAGCGGATCGAGGATCAGGTCACCTCAGCAGTCCTCACTGCGTGGCGCGAGGAAGAAGGCGACATACTCGCCTTTCTTCCCGGTGTTGGCGAGATCGAGCGCACGCGCGAACGGCTTGCGGCGAAGCTGCCTGATACGCCGATTCTCGCTCTGCACGGACAGGTCGAACCGGCTGCTCAACGCGCAGCTATTCGTCGCGATGCGGATGGCCGCAGACGCATCGTACTGGCGAGCGCGATTGCCGAGACATCGCTTACTCTCGATGGCGTGTCGGTCGTAGTGGACAGCGGGCTTGCACGGCTCGCCGAATATGACCGAGCCGCCGGGACCACGCATCTGGTCACCCGCCGCGCCAGTCAGGCCGCTGCGGCGCAAAGGGCAGGGCGCGCGGCGCGACAGGGACCGGGCGTTGCGTATCGATTGTGGGAGGAAGGCGGGCACCTTGGCCGCCCGGAATTCGCGCCGCCTGAAATCGAGACGGCTGACCTCACCGGCCTGATCCTCGACCTTGCCAAATGGGGATCGAGCGAGCCGCAATCCTTGCGTTGGCTGGATGCGCCCCCCGCAGCTTCTGTGGCGAGCGCGCGCGCTTCGCTTCAAACGCTTGGAGCACTGGACAATGAGGGGCGGATCACCCCCTGGGGCAGGGCCATCGCGGCGATGCCCATGTCACCCGACCACGCGGCAGCAGTGCTGCATGGGGCGGCGAACGGATGCGGTGAGAACGTGGCGCGGCTGGTCATGCTGCTTCAGGAGCGCGGGCTTGGCGGACGCAGCGAGGATTTGTCGGAGCGCCTTGCGCGGTGGAGGAACGAGGGTTCAGGGCGCTCAAAAAGCGCAGCTCGTATCGCGCAGGGCTGGGCGAAAAAGGCGGGCTCATTGGTCAGCGACGCAGACGATCGCCAGCTTGAGCCAGCCGAATGCCTAGCGCTGGCACGTCCCGACTTTGTAGCGCGCCGCCGTGATGCGAACGGCGAAAGCTGGCTGAGCGCGGGGGGACGCGGTTTCCAGCTTGATCCCGCATCGCCGCTTGCGCGGGCCGAATGGATGGTGATCTGCGATGCGCAGGGGCAGGCGAAGGGCGCGCGGATCACATCGGGTATAGAGCTTGGCGAAGGGCAGGTTGAAGCGCTGTTCGCCGACGAGTTGAAAGAGCGCTCAATAGCGCGTTGGAACGCGCAGAAGGAAAGGGCCGAGGCGCGGCGTGAAAGGCGGCTTGGGGCGATTGTCCTTGCGAGCGGGCCAGATCCCAAGCCCGACGCGGACCTGTTCACCCAGATTCTTGAGAAACGCGCTCACGAACGGATCGACGACCTTTTTCCGCCAGGTTTTCTCGCGCGCGCAGCCTTTGCCGGGATCGAAGAACTGTCAGCAGGACAGCTGCGAGAGCAATCCGCGCTCTGGCTTATCCCGCTGCTGGAGGGGCGACGCGATCTGGGTATTGCGCCAGCGGTGATTGCTGATGCTGCGCTGGGGCTGGTGGGGTGGGACACGAAGCAGCGTCTGGATGCACAAGCGCCAAGCCACTTCACATCGCCCGCGCAAACACGCCACACCATCGACTATGCCGGTGACGATGCGCCCAGCGTCGAAGTGCGCGTGCAGGCACTGTTCGGGCTGGACCAGCACCCGATGATCGGGACCACACCCCTGTTGCTCAAGCTCACCAGCCCTGCCGGCAGACCAATTCAATCGACCCGCGACCTGCCCGGTTTCTGGCGCGGTTCATGGGCTGATGTCGCCAAGGATATGAAGGGCCGCTACCCCAAGCATCGCTGGCCCGAACAGCCATGGCTTGAAAAGCCGAGCCTAAAGACCAAAAACGCCTTCAATCGCGGCTAG